Proteins encoded by one window of Microbacterium testaceum:
- a CDS encoding ArsR/SmtB family transcription factor yields MADIFDVIADGTRRDILQLLLDRATGGERGTSVSQIVAALGVSQPTVSKHLKVLREAELVSVREEGQHRYYSLAVAPLDEVDDWLVPFFSIDDDTEPALPESAMHAAEVVGRAAASVKHSFSTAFRKLPGR; encoded by the coding sequence ATGGCGGACATCTTCGACGTGATCGCTGACGGAACGCGTCGCGACATCCTTCAGCTGCTCCTCGACCGGGCGACCGGTGGCGAACGCGGAACGAGCGTGTCGCAGATCGTCGCGGCACTCGGGGTGAGTCAACCCACCGTCTCCAAGCACCTCAAGGTGCTGCGCGAGGCGGAGCTCGTCTCGGTCCGTGAAGAGGGCCAGCACCGCTACTACAGCCTCGCGGTCGCGCCCCTCGACGAGGTCGACGACTGGCTCGTGCCGTTCTTCTCGATCGACGACGACACCGAGCCCGCGCTCCCCGAATCCGCGATGCACGCCGCCGAGGTGGTGGGGCGCGCCGCCGCATCGGTGAAGCACTCCTTCTCGACCGCGTTCCGCAAGCTCCCGGGGCGATGA
- a CDS encoding helix-turn-helix domain-containing protein, producing the protein MAELPDVRFLTVAEVAEFMRVSKMTVYRLVHAGELPAVRFGRSYRVPESAVAEAVQRPVSDVG; encoded by the coding sequence ATGGCCGAGCTGCCGGACGTGCGGTTCTTGACGGTCGCTGAGGTCGCAGAGTTCATGCGCGTGTCGAAAATGACGGTCTACCGTCTCGTGCACGCGGGAGAATTGCCGGCGGTGCGCTTCGGACGCAGTTACCGGGTGCCGGAATCGGCGGTCGCCGAAGCCGTGCAACGACCGGTGTCCGACGTCGGCTAG
- a CDS encoding 30S ribosomal protein bS22: MGSVIKKRRKRMAKKKHRKLLRKTRHQRRNKK; this comes from the coding sequence GTGGGTTCTGTCATCAAGAAGCGCCGTAAGCGCATGGCGAAGAAGAAGCACCGCAAGCTGCTTCGCAAGACTCGTCACCAGCGCCGCAACAAGAAGTAA
- a CDS encoding rhodanese-like domain-containing protein, which yields MQSISVHDLHAGRERPLIDVREEHEFAAGHVPGAVNLPMSTIGEHLDELPGEPFDVICQAGGRSARVVEALSARGHDATNVEGGTGDWIAAGYDVES from the coding sequence ATGCAGTCCATCTCGGTCCACGATCTGCACGCGGGGCGCGAGCGCCCCCTGATCGACGTGCGCGAGGAGCACGAGTTCGCCGCAGGGCACGTTCCCGGCGCGGTGAACCTGCCGATGTCGACGATCGGCGAGCACCTCGACGAGCTCCCGGGTGAGCCCTTCGACGTCATCTGCCAGGCCGGCGGGCGCTCGGCGCGGGTCGTCGAGGCGCTCTCGGCGCGCGGCCACGACGCCACGAACGTCGAGGGCGGCACGGGCGATTGGATCGCCGCGGGATACGACGTCGAGTCCTGA
- a CDS encoding glutaredoxin family protein, which yields MTTLTLIGKPDCHLCDVAEQIVETVVAELPEGAADRVTIEQASIADDAALYEKWWEKIPVVLIDGELHAHWRVSADRLRAALLAADTQGASA from the coding sequence GTGACGACCCTCACGCTGATCGGTAAGCCCGACTGCCACCTCTGCGACGTGGCGGAGCAGATCGTCGAGACCGTCGTCGCCGAGCTCCCCGAGGGCGCCGCTGACCGGGTCACCATCGAACAGGCCTCGATCGCCGACGACGCCGCCCTCTACGAGAAGTGGTGGGAGAAGATCCCGGTCGTCCTCATCGACGGCGAACTGCACGCCCATTGGCGCGTTTCCGCCGACCGACTTCGCGCCGCTCTCCTCGCGGCAGACACCCAAGGAGCCTCCGCATGA
- a CDS encoding Dabb family protein, whose product MSIRHIVLWKLSADDADTRALHAEQIAERLLALAPVIDDIQHIEVGRNIVNPQSNWDVALVSEFADVDALERYQVHPAHQEVAAFVRSVVAERSSVDYPF is encoded by the coding sequence ATGAGCATCCGTCACATCGTTCTGTGGAAGCTGTCGGCTGACGACGCCGACACGCGTGCCCTGCATGCCGAGCAGATCGCCGAGCGCCTGCTCGCCCTCGCTCCCGTGATCGACGACATCCAGCACATCGAGGTGGGGCGCAACATCGTCAACCCGCAGTCGAACTGGGACGTCGCTCTGGTCAGCGAGTTCGCCGACGTCGATGCGCTCGAGCGTTACCAGGTGCACCCCGCTCACCAGGAGGTCGCGGCGTTCGTCCGCTCCGTCGTGGCGGAGCGCTCTTCGGTCGACTACCCGTTCTGA
- a CDS encoding S53 family peptidase, translated as MPARLRRRQTTSLAALLIAAATLSTACSAPPAAPAGPTDGRRTLAATAPGWASAAPEVALDARLSATVLLADSATPAEASAARSWLQAVGIDVVSDRESIRALSVTGSASAFASAFDTAFGQTTVDGRAAVAPTRDLSVPREGSAIESVAGLVDTDAMNPSVDPAPVRSDDCAAYWGQTLSSSWPSSVQVEHRSNALCGYGPTQLRAVHRLPADARGAGATVAIVGVFDDDTVAANTDTYFAREGLSTLRDGQYTHHAPANPNVTRCGGPSAWTVEQHLDVQAVRAMAPDADIVYWGADDCLAATLYLRVLDAVEAPTTPSVVSLSFGGPEELDTDADRTLLNRVLVEAASRGVSVFASSGNDGDYSLAGDHHDETDVATPASSPYATAVGGASIGLDADNGIAVESGWEVQTRFAQNGGIIPPGFLYGAGGGESAFYPRPSWQSDRIAHSGSGRLVPDVASLADPNTGFTVAVPRDGAVSYEAHGGTSLATPMVASMVAIAKARTGVRVGLAAPFFYRLSGSSAIRDIVPASAGTWYRRDKGTGQLWLETLYLWDTRPQSLQSATGWDPVTGVGIPNGADFLDRFGADQ; from the coding sequence ATGCCCGCACGCCTCCGTCGTCGACAGACGACTTCCCTGGCCGCCCTGTTGATCGCAGCGGCAACCCTCTCCACCGCCTGCAGCGCCCCGCCCGCAGCGCCGGCCGGCCCCACCGACGGGCGACGAACCCTCGCCGCCACTGCTCCCGGATGGGCATCAGCCGCCCCCGAGGTCGCCCTCGATGCACGACTGTCGGCCACCGTCCTCCTCGCCGACTCGGCAACCCCCGCGGAGGCGAGCGCGGCGCGCTCGTGGCTCCAGGCCGTCGGGATCGATGTCGTCAGCGACCGCGAGAGCATCCGCGCGCTCTCGGTGACCGGGTCGGCATCGGCGTTCGCGTCGGCGTTCGACACCGCGTTCGGTCAGACGACCGTGGACGGGCGCGCGGCCGTCGCTCCCACCCGCGATCTGTCCGTCCCCCGCGAGGGAAGCGCCATCGAGTCCGTCGCCGGCCTCGTCGACACCGATGCCATGAACCCCAGCGTGGACCCCGCGCCCGTGCGAAGCGACGACTGCGCCGCGTACTGGGGGCAGACGCTCTCGTCGTCATGGCCCTCGTCGGTTCAGGTCGAGCATCGCTCCAACGCGCTGTGCGGGTACGGGCCCACGCAGCTCCGGGCCGTTCACCGACTCCCCGCCGACGCACGCGGCGCAGGCGCGACGGTGGCGATCGTCGGAGTCTTCGACGACGATACGGTCGCCGCCAACACCGACACGTATTTCGCCCGGGAAGGCCTGTCGACGCTGCGCGACGGCCAGTACACCCACCATGCGCCCGCGAATCCGAACGTCACCCGGTGCGGGGGCCCATCGGCATGGACCGTCGAGCAGCACCTCGACGTGCAGGCGGTGCGCGCGATGGCGCCGGACGCCGACATCGTCTACTGGGGTGCCGATGACTGCCTCGCAGCGACGCTCTATCTGCGCGTCCTCGACGCGGTCGAAGCCCCCACCACCCCGAGTGTGGTGTCACTGTCGTTCGGCGGCCCGGAGGAGCTCGACACCGACGCCGACCGCACTCTCCTGAATCGCGTCCTCGTCGAAGCCGCGTCCCGGGGCGTGTCGGTATTCGCCTCGAGCGGCAACGACGGCGATTACTCCCTCGCCGGCGACCACCACGACGAGACCGACGTGGCGACCCCGGCCTCAAGCCCGTACGCCACCGCGGTGGGCGGAGCCAGCATCGGCCTCGACGCCGACAACGGCATCGCCGTCGAGTCCGGATGGGAGGTGCAGACCCGCTTCGCGCAGAACGGGGGCATCATCCCGCCGGGCTTCCTCTACGGGGCCGGGGGCGGAGAGTCGGCCTTCTACCCGCGCCCCAGCTGGCAGAGCGACCGCATCGCCCACTCCGGATCGGGGCGTCTCGTCCCCGACGTCGCGTCGCTGGCCGACCCCAACACGGGCTTCACCGTGGCCGTTCCGCGCGACGGGGCGGTGTCGTACGAAGCTCACGGGGGGACGAGCCTGGCCACGCCGATGGTCGCGAGCATGGTGGCCATCGCGAAGGCGCGCACGGGGGTGAGAGTCGGCCTCGCCGCGCCCTTCTTCTACCGGCTGTCCGGCTCGAGCGCGATCCGTGACATCGTGCCCGCGTCCGCCGGTACCTGGTACCGCCGCGACAAGGGCACCGGTCAGCTCTGGCTCGAGACCCTCTACCTGTGGGATACGCGTCCGCAGTCCCTCCAATCGGCCACCGGGTGGGACCCGGTGACCGGCGTCGGCATCCCGAACGGCGCAGACTTCCTCGACCGATTCGGAGCAGACCAGTGA
- a CDS encoding ABC transporter ATP-binding protein: MVAVIPVDPPPAGERPRAGWSIALHDVTRERAGVPILRDIDLEVAPGTLVALVGPSGCGASTLLRVVSGSERPDAGTVLVEGRSGAAAPRIPEVRDRTPVARFGRVRAAIVAASRHAGDVDPDGEADRLLDLVGLGTADKSVHRLSHGDRQRWALARALASHPRALVLDDALAALHTTARAETRDRLVRKLRERGVTTLWATRDTAEAAAVADHLVVMDQGRIVAAGRPDEVYSRIADTAVAEVLGPVSAVPGIVEGLTVEVWGQELPLAESAHDGHCEVVVRPENVLLVGPDSPGVDGVVEESTFLGSVRRSTVLTSDGSRVVVEHAPGQRLGDRDPVRLALAIVPAAVRPIH, translated from the coding sequence ATGGTCGCCGTCATCCCCGTGGATCCCCCACCCGCCGGGGAGCGACCGCGCGCGGGCTGGTCCATCGCCCTCCACGACGTCACGCGCGAGCGCGCCGGGGTGCCGATCCTCCGCGACATCGATCTCGAGGTGGCTCCGGGCACCCTCGTCGCCCTCGTCGGTCCGTCGGGCTGCGGAGCGTCGACCCTGCTGCGCGTGGTGAGCGGTTCGGAACGACCGGATGCCGGCACCGTCCTCGTCGAAGGACGCTCGGGCGCCGCGGCACCCCGCATTCCGGAGGTCCGCGACCGCACCCCTGTGGCGCGGTTCGGACGCGTCCGGGCGGCGATCGTCGCGGCCTCGCGGCACGCCGGCGACGTCGACCCCGACGGCGAGGCCGATCGACTGCTGGACCTCGTGGGACTCGGCACCGCGGACAAGAGCGTGCACCGGCTGTCGCACGGCGACCGGCAACGGTGGGCTCTCGCTCGCGCGCTCGCCTCTCACCCGCGGGCCCTCGTGCTCGACGACGCCCTCGCGGCCCTTCACACGACGGCCCGCGCCGAGACGCGAGACCGACTCGTCCGGAAGCTCCGCGAGCGCGGCGTCACGACGCTCTGGGCGACGCGCGACACCGCCGAGGCCGCGGCGGTCGCCGATCACCTCGTCGTCATGGATCAGGGTCGCATCGTCGCCGCGGGCCGCCCGGACGAGGTGTACTCCCGGATTGCGGACACCGCCGTCGCCGAGGTCCTCGGACCGGTGAGCGCCGTACCCGGAATCGTCGAGGGCCTCACCGTCGAGGTGTGGGGTCAGGAGCTCCCGCTCGCGGAGTCCGCGCACGACGGTCACTGCGAGGTCGTCGTGCGCCCCGAGAACGTCCTCCTCGTCGGACCCGACTCCCCCGGCGTCGACGGAGTGGTCGAGGAGTCGACCTTCCTCGGCAGCGTCCGCCGCTCGACGGTGCTCACGAGCGACGGCAGTCGCGTCGTCGTCGAGCATGCGCCCGGGCAGCGTCTCGGCGACCGTGACCCCGTGCGTCTCGCTCTCGCGATCGTGCCGGCCGCGGTTCGCCCGATTCACTGA
- the aspS gene encoding aspartate--tRNA(Asn) ligase, which yields MSERVLVNQLKSLPAGPVEVSGWVETVRDQKKVQFVVLRDETGAVQLVNPATRPSEETEQDAAALALTETIGALATGTFLTVRGELKHDERVKLGGVEIKVGELEIAAAANPETPIAADSSPDKRMDWRFIDLRQRRNNLIFRVQTTLEHAMRTYWVERDYIEVHSPKLMASPSESNAELFEVPYFEDKTAYLAQSPQFFKQMAQVAGFGKIFEIAPAFRADPSFTSRHATEFTSIDAEISWIDSHEDVARMQEELLHTAFQAVADKHGDEIRELFGVEVEVPAIPFPRIPLAEAREIVAARGYDIPRTDGDLDPEGERQIAAHVRETFGHPFVFITDYHPEIRAFYHMRDEETGLTKSYDLLFNGVEITTGAQREHRVDVLIEQAKEKGLDPEHLDFYLDFFRFGAPPHGGFGMGLARILMLMLGESSIREVTFLFRGPTRLAP from the coding sequence GTGAGCGAACGCGTCCTGGTCAACCAGCTGAAGTCCCTGCCCGCCGGCCCCGTTGAGGTGTCGGGATGGGTCGAAACCGTGCGCGACCAGAAGAAGGTGCAGTTCGTCGTCCTCCGCGACGAGACCGGCGCCGTTCAGCTCGTGAACCCGGCGACCCGCCCCTCCGAAGAGACGGAGCAGGATGCCGCCGCCCTCGCCCTCACCGAGACGATCGGCGCCCTCGCGACGGGCACGTTCCTCACCGTGCGCGGCGAGCTCAAGCACGACGAGCGTGTGAAGCTCGGCGGGGTCGAGATCAAGGTCGGCGAGCTCGAGATCGCGGCCGCGGCCAACCCCGAGACCCCCATCGCCGCCGACAGCAGCCCCGACAAGCGCATGGACTGGCGCTTCATCGACCTTCGCCAGCGTCGTAACAATCTCATCTTCCGCGTGCAGACCACGCTCGAGCACGCCATGCGCACCTACTGGGTCGAGCGCGACTACATCGAGGTGCACTCCCCGAAGCTCATGGCATCCCCCTCGGAGTCCAACGCGGAGCTGTTCGAGGTGCCCTACTTCGAGGACAAGACGGCCTACCTCGCGCAGAGCCCGCAGTTCTTCAAGCAGATGGCCCAGGTCGCCGGCTTCGGCAAGATCTTCGAGATCGCCCCGGCCTTCCGCGCCGACCCCTCCTTCACCAGCCGTCACGCCACCGAGTTCACTTCGATCGACGCCGAGATCAGCTGGATCGATTCGCACGAAGACGTGGCGCGCATGCAGGAGGAGCTGCTGCACACCGCGTTCCAGGCGGTCGCCGACAAGCACGGCGACGAGATCCGCGAGCTCTTCGGCGTCGAGGTCGAGGTGCCCGCGATTCCCTTCCCGCGCATTCCGCTCGCCGAGGCCCGCGAGATCGTCGCCGCCCGCGGGTATGACATCCCCCGTACCGACGGCGACCTCGACCCCGAGGGCGAGCGTCAGATCGCCGCGCACGTGCGCGAGACCTTCGGCCACCCCTTCGTCTTCATCACGGACTACCACCCCGAGATCCGCGCTTTCTACCACATGCGCGACGAAGAGACCGGGCTCACCAAGTCGTACGACCTGCTCTTCAACGGCGTCGAGATCACCACGGGCGCACAGCGCGAGCACCGCGTGGACGTGCTGATCGAACAGGCCAAAGAGAAGGGTCTCGACCCCGAGCACCTCGACTTCTACCTCGACTTCTTCCGCTTCGGCGCTCCGCCGCACGGCGGGTTCGGCATGGGGCTCGCGCGCATCCTGATGCTGATGCTCGGCGAGTCGTCGATCCGCGAGGTCACGTTCCTCTTCCGCGGTCCCACCCGTCTCGCCCCGTAA
- a CDS encoding DUF6264 family protein, with the protein MTFSMPPESFRTLRPEPTARRTRGWDVALTIVLLVLLPLLALAASYAGVLLVYAADACGSVTCDTGLMNIGFWTAVVSPWVVLIIGVVISIMRLVRHRLAFWVPLVTVVTIAAVWFVAAALVGAGVSAS; encoded by the coding sequence GTGACCTTCTCGATGCCGCCCGAGTCGTTCCGGACACTGCGGCCGGAACCGACGGCGCGCAGGACCCGCGGATGGGATGTCGCCCTCACGATCGTGCTGCTCGTCCTGCTCCCCCTGCTGGCGCTCGCCGCGTCCTACGCCGGAGTGCTCCTCGTCTACGCCGCGGACGCGTGCGGGTCGGTCACCTGCGACACGGGACTGATGAACATCGGCTTCTGGACCGCGGTCGTCTCACCCTGGGTCGTGCTGATCATCGGTGTCGTCATCTCCATCATGCGACTCGTTCGTCACCGCCTCGCCTTCTGGGTTCCGCTCGTGACCGTCGTGACGATCGCCGCCGTGTGGTTCGTCGCGGCCGCGCTCGTCGGCGCGGGGGTCTCGGCATCCTGA
- a CDS encoding DedA family protein has translation MTDTTLSLAPLRSTSGSGEGQSWLTSLADWTVSLMEIIGPIGAGVAIALENLFPPLPSEVVLPMAGLTASRGSFTLFEALLWTTIGSVVGAFMLYGLGRWLGAARLRSFAAKMPLLHPEDVDRTVAWFERHGGKAVFFGRMIPIFRSLISIPAGVSKMPMWRFGLLTGAGSLIWNTIFVLSGFLLGENWHIVEEYASILQYVVIAAVAIGLAWFLYSRVRSLLASKRAGDRDDAPAAQHDA, from the coding sequence ATGACCGACACCACCCTCTCTCTCGCCCCGTTGCGGTCGACCTCCGGCTCCGGGGAGGGGCAGTCCTGGCTGACGTCGCTCGCGGACTGGACCGTCTCGCTCATGGAGATCATCGGGCCCATCGGGGCCGGTGTCGCGATCGCCCTCGAGAACCTCTTCCCCCCGCTTCCCAGCGAGGTCGTTCTGCCGATGGCCGGGCTCACCGCCAGTCGCGGCTCCTTCACGCTGTTCGAGGCGCTGCTGTGGACGACGATCGGCTCGGTCGTCGGCGCTTTCATGCTCTACGGTCTCGGCCGCTGGCTCGGAGCGGCGCGGCTGCGCTCGTTCGCCGCGAAGATGCCGCTGCTGCACCCCGAAGACGTCGACCGGACGGTGGCGTGGTTCGAGCGCCACGGCGGCAAGGCCGTGTTCTTCGGGCGGATGATCCCCATCTTCCGCAGTCTCATCTCGATCCCCGCGGGGGTGTCGAAGATGCCGATGTGGCGCTTCGGTCTGCTCACCGGAGCGGGAAGCCTCATCTGGAACACGATCTTCGTGCTCTCGGGTTTCCTGCTGGGCGAGAACTGGCACATCGTCGAGGAGTACGCGTCGATCCTGCAGTACGTGGTCATCGCCGCGGTCGCGATCGGGCTCGCATGGTTCCTGTACTCGCGTGTCCGCTCGCTGCTCGCCTCCAAGCGCGCCGGCGATCGCGACGACGCTCCCGCCGCTCAGCACGACGCCTGA
- a CDS encoding histidine phosphatase family protein, giving the protein MPADRLHLVRHGEVHNPRRVLYGRLPGFGLSVDGRRMARQAAEHVKGLDRPVSALVVSPLQRTRESAEPFVEMFGADPFIDDRVIEPTNVFEGRRMKHALANPLNWRHLSRPAVPSWGEPYERIVARMTAAMTDAWDRVPSGDVVVVSHQLPIWVTHLALSQQPTRHDPRKRRCALSSVTSFERRDGADGSTRWVEVAYAEPASTAGAVDVGAV; this is encoded by the coding sequence GTGCCCGCCGACCGCCTTCATCTCGTGCGCCACGGAGAGGTCCACAACCCCCGTCGCGTGCTCTACGGTCGGCTCCCCGGATTCGGCCTGAGCGTCGACGGTCGCCGCATGGCGCGTCAGGCGGCCGAGCACGTGAAGGGTCTCGACCGTCCGGTCTCGGCCCTCGTGGTCTCGCCCCTGCAGCGCACGCGCGAATCGGCGGAGCCGTTCGTGGAGATGTTCGGCGCCGATCCGTTCATCGACGACCGCGTCATCGAGCCGACCAACGTCTTCGAGGGGCGGCGCATGAAGCATGCCCTGGCGAACCCGCTCAACTGGCGCCACCTGAGTCGGCCGGCCGTTCCGAGCTGGGGCGAGCCCTACGAGCGGATCGTCGCCCGCATGACGGCCGCGATGACCGATGCCTGGGACCGCGTCCCCTCGGGCGACGTGGTCGTCGTCTCGCACCAACTCCCCATCTGGGTGACTCACCTCGCCCTGTCCCAGCAACCCACCCGCCACGACCCCCGCAAGCGCCGTTGCGCGCTGTCGAGCGTGACGAGCTTCGAACGGCGAGACGGCGCCGACGGCTCGACGCGCTGGGTCGAGGTGGCGTACGCCGAGCCGGCGAGCACCGCCGGAGCCGTCGATGTAGGAGCCGTCTGA
- a CDS encoding TlpA family protein disulfide reductase gives MRRILTAAGSILAAATLVAGLSACTADPLADQYRAGDNKGYIAANGFQTDEIAPENRKEPVDFAGTLDNGSPVSSADFAGKVLVVNFWYATCGPCIIEAPRLEQAYQSFQGQDVAFLGINTYDQPATALSFARDHGVSYSSAMAVGDAQLKLAFTGATPLNATPTTLVLDKQGRVAARIVGELPESSILESIVRTLVAENA, from the coding sequence ATGCGCAGAATCCTCACCGCCGCGGGCTCGATCCTCGCCGCGGCGACCTTGGTCGCCGGGCTGTCGGCCTGCACCGCCGACCCCCTCGCCGACCAGTACCGGGCCGGCGACAACAAGGGCTACATCGCCGCCAACGGGTTCCAGACCGACGAGATCGCCCCCGAGAACCGCAAGGAGCCCGTCGACTTCGCGGGCACCCTCGACAACGGCTCCCCGGTGTCGAGCGCCGACTTCGCGGGCAAGGTCCTCGTCGTGAACTTCTGGTACGCCACGTGCGGCCCGTGCATCATCGAGGCCCCGCGCCTCGAGCAGGCCTACCAGAGCTTCCAGGGTCAGGACGTGGCCTTCCTGGGCATCAACACGTACGACCAGCCGGCCACGGCCCTGTCGTTCGCGCGCGACCACGGGGTGTCGTACTCCAGCGCCATGGCGGTCGGGGACGCCCAGCTCAAGCTCGCCTTCACCGGTGCGACGCCGTTGAACGCGACCCCCACGACCCTCGTGCTCGACAAGCAGGGGCGCGTCGCCGCTCGCATCGTCGGTGAGCTGCCCGAGTCGTCGATCCTCGAGTCGATCGTGCGCACGCTGGTCGCGGAGAACGCGTGA
- a CDS encoding cytochrome c biogenesis CcdA family protein has product MNPGALVFDGALWIAVPIALAAGLISFLSPCVLPLVPGYLGYISGAVAPRGGSASASGKGRLLGGTLLFIAGFTLVFMAINVLGGALGRFFIEYADLITRVMGVVIIIMGLVFIGLFGLAQRSVRMQSRGNLGLIGAPLLGIALGIGWTPCIGPTLTAIISVSYNLGDPGRAALLGLAYSLGLGIPFLLLALGFGWATKSVAFVRTHIRVVNLIGGALLIVLGLLMVTGFWGQWMSTLQGVIGNVQLPL; this is encoded by the coding sequence GTGAACCCGGGCGCCCTCGTCTTCGACGGGGCGCTGTGGATCGCCGTTCCCATCGCCCTGGCCGCCGGCCTCATCTCGTTCCTGTCGCCGTGCGTGCTTCCGCTCGTGCCGGGGTACCTCGGCTACATCAGCGGTGCCGTGGCGCCGCGCGGGGGTTCGGCATCCGCCTCCGGCAAGGGCCGCCTGCTCGGCGGGACCCTGTTGTTCATCGCCGGGTTCACCCTCGTGTTCATGGCGATCAACGTCCTCGGAGGAGCGCTCGGCCGTTTCTTCATCGAGTACGCCGACCTCATCACCCGCGTCATGGGCGTCGTCATCATCATCATGGGACTGGTCTTCATCGGTCTCTTCGGTCTCGCTCAGCGTTCGGTGCGGATGCAGTCGCGGGGCAACCTCGGCCTCATCGGGGCCCCGCTGCTGGGTATCGCCCTCGGCATCGGGTGGACGCCGTGCATCGGCCCCACACTGACCGCGATCATCTCGGTGTCCTACAACCTGGGCGACCCGGGCCGCGCCGCGCTCCTCGGCCTGGCGTACTCGCTGGGTCTCGGCATCCCGTTCCTGCTCCTCGCCCTCGGCTTCGGGTGGGCGACCAAGTCCGTCGCGTTCGTGCGCACGCACATCCGCGTCGTGAACCTCATCGGCGGAGCGCTTCTGATCGTGCTCGGCCTGCTGATGGTGACCGGATTCTGGGGCCAGTGGATGTCGACCCTGCAGGGGGTGATCGGCAATGTCCAGCTCCCGCTCTGA